The sequence below is a genomic window from Streptosporangium lutulentum.
TACGACTGCGTGGGCGTCGATCTCGACGAGTCCATGCTGGAGGTCGCCAGGCGGGCCGCGCCGGATCTGACCTGGATCCTGGCCGACCTGAGTGACCTGTCCGCCCTGGTGGGCGCCGGCTCCTTCGACATGGTCGTCGCCGCGGGCAATGTCATCCCCCTGCTCGCCCCGGAGACCGAGGCGCGGGCCGTCGCCGGGCTCGCGGCGCTGCTGCGGCCGGGCGGACTGCTGGTGAGCGGGTTCGGGCTGGACGCGGCGCACCTTCCGCTCGCCTCCGCCACGGTCGCGCTGGCGGACTACGACGCCTGGTGCCGGGCGTCCGGGCTGGCCCTGGAGCGACGCCTGGCGACCTGGGACGGCGCCGCCTACGACGGCGGCGGTTACGCGGTCAGCGTTCATCGCCGTACCCCGGGCGGACAGGCCATCGGAGAGTAGTAACTTCATCCCATGCGACTGGGCGTTCTCGACATTGGTTCAAACACGGTTCATCTGCTGGTGATGGACGCGCATCGTGGGGCTCGGCCGCTGCCCGCGTACTCGCACAAGGTCGACCTGCGGCTCGCCGAGCACATGGAGGACGGCAACCGCCTCTCCGAGCGGGGGGCGACGCGGTTGCGGGAGTTCGTCGAGGAGGCGCTGCGGCTCGCCGAGGACAAGGGCGTCGAGGATCTCATGGCCTTCGCGACCTCGGCGGTCCGGGAGGCCGTCAACGGCGAGGAGGTGCTCGCGCAGATCAAGGCCGACACGCAGGTGGACATCCAGGTCCTGTCGGGCCAGGACGAGGCGAGGCTGACGTTCCTGGCCGTGCGGAGATGGTTCGGGTGGTCG
It includes:
- a CDS encoding class I SAM-dependent methyltransferase, with protein sequence MSESRSRWADIAGDDAGERYAARFAELAESGADMHGEARLCAELLPPGARVLDAGCGTGRVAIRLAELGYDCVGVDLDESMLEVARRAAPDLTWILADLSDLSALVGAGSFDMVVAAGNVIPLLAPETEARAVAGLAALLRPGGLLVSGFGLDAAHLPLASATVALADYDAWCRASGLALERRLATWDGAAYDGGGYAVSVHRRTPGGQAIGE